A genomic segment from Sparus aurata chromosome 10, fSpaAur1.1, whole genome shotgun sequence encodes:
- the larp7 gene encoding la-related protein 7: protein MMIDTERGASDAGTAEASSKIKEMEKKKRSRVKQLLCDVKKQVEFWFGDVNLHKDRFLRKLIDDSEDGYVDISVLADFNRMKKMTTDTKLIARALRNSSVVEVNLEGNKLRRQHPIGDVPDNVDSRTVYVELLPKDVTHSWIERVFSKCGNVVYVSIPRYKSTNDSKGFAFVEFEKIKEAQKAIEMLNNPPEDAPRKPGIFPKTKSRKPLPLPSDNPPSGEEEEKKKRKKKKKKEGATVQAPAEGATEQVMEAEPSEQKRKRSAAVEFDPEVDTTEKTPGKVSEKKRRRSHTAEGSESDVPSKIRKTSEGGEKGEDETETNPPAQSDTERGVEDGKENGDDSTVKAKRKRKKKHKEKLKIGEEVIPLRVLSKTEWLQLKEEYMTLQKRSMTSLKKCINKIDHREHKIKMETENYPQEEIVEKKVKSEKPANVGPQFTSGVIVKITDNKPLPARKFIKEALCKISPAAYIDILDGDAEGYIRFHTPEDAKVVSDARAELQKEHSWKLEILSGDQEQRYWQKILVDRQVKLNRPREKKRGTEKLISKAEKIIIARAKEAHKHIRFQED, encoded by the exons ATGATGATTGACACGGAGAGAGGAGCCAGTGATGCTGGTACAGCAGAGGCCAGCAGTAAGATCAaggagatggaaaaaaagaagaggtcTCGAgtcaaacagctgctgtgtgACGTGAAGAAGCAAGTGGAGTTCTGGTTCGGAGACGTCAACCTCCACAAGGACCGCTTTCTGAGAAAACTCATCGATGACTCAGAGGATGGAT ATGTTGATATATCTGTGCTGGCGGACTTCAATCGAATGAAGAAGATGACAACTGACACCAAGCTGATTGCGAGAGCGCTGAGAAATTCATCTGTAGTTGAG GTTAACCTGGAGGGAAATAAATTGAGGCGTCAGCATCCAATTGGAGATGTGCCAGATAACGTCGACAGCCGCACAGTCTATGTG GAACTTTTGCCCAAGGATGTGACGCACAGCTGGATAGAAAGAGTGTTCTCAAAATGTGGGAATGTGGTTTACGTCAGCATCCCCAGATACAAGTCTACTAATGACTCCAAGGGTTTTGCCTTCGTAGAGTTTGAGAAGATAAAGGAAGCACAGAAAGCCATAGAG ATGCTGAACAACCCACCTGAAGATGCTCCCAGGAAGCCGGGGATTTTCCCCAAGACAAAAAGCAGGAAGCCCCTTCCTCTGCCAAGCGATAATCCACCATCAG gtgaggaagaggaaaagaaaaaacgaaagaagaagaaaaagaaggaaggcGCGACAGTGCAGGCTCCTGCTGAAGGAGCCACTGAGCAGGTGATGGAAGCAGAACCGTCAGAGCAGAAGAGGAAGCGCTCGGCAGCGGTGGAGTTTGACCCGGAGGTCGACACCACTGAGAAGACACCGGGCAAAgtgtcagagaaaaaaaggcgACGGTCACATACGGCAGAGGGGTCCGAGAGTGATGTGCCATCTAAAATAAGGAAAACTAGTGAGGGTGGGGAAAAGGGAGAAGATGAAACAGAGACGA atccACCTGCTCAAAgcgacacagagagaggagttGAGGATGGGAAAGAAAACGGAGATGATTCAACAGTTAaagcaaagaggaagagaaagaagaaacacaaggaaaaactgaaaataggGGAAGAGGTCATCCCACTGCGGGTTCTTTCAAA GACGGAGTGGCTTCAGTTGAAGGAGGAGTATATGACCTTGCAGAAGCGGAGTATGACGTCTCTGAAGAAGTGCATTAATAAGATTGATCACAGGGAGCACAAGATTAAAATGGAGACGGAAAATTATCCTCAAGAAGAAATCG TGGAAAAGAAGGTGAAAAGTGAGAAACCAGCTAACGTAGGCCCTCAGTTCACCAGCGGTGTCATCGTGAAGATTACAGACAACAAGCCGCTACCAGCCAGGAAGTTCATCAAA GAGGCTCTGTGCAAAATATCACCGGCGGCGTACATCGACATCTTGGATGGAGATGCTGAGGGTTACATCCGCTTTCACACCCCAGAGGACGCCAAAGTCGTCAGCGACGCTCGAGCAGAGCTACAGAAGGAGCACAGCTGGAAGCTTGAGATTCTCTCAG GTGATCAGGAGCAAAGGTACTGGCAGAAGATCCTCGTCGACCGCCAAGTCAAGCTGAATCGTCCAAGGGAGAAGAAGCGGGGCACGGAGAAG CTCATATCCAAAGCCGAAAAGATCATCATCGCCCGGGCCAAAGAGGCGCATAAGCACATCCGCTTCCAAGAAGACTGA
- the LOC115589037 gene encoding protein NLRC3-like: protein MVEKDCCNSCLTAIRVLRASLVDELEGRIDSLLEVLVSREVFTRDDREEVLCQLGPRARVRQVLDILECKGEEAAQTFLSVTGCHETQTHFKGGGEDQRQSKENNKLKQKHRDVLRRRSESMLFYNTRHGEKILFSEYYVNLLLVDGHQALEVKRHEILTFGQNRLSFQQKSVVHRKIAPAELFSSTNGSRPVKKVLVTGVAGIGKTILVQKMLFDFGGNRDSLSFDFIIHMTFRDLNLIDKPTNLRELVLRKNRHLAKELDNILANDDKLLIILDGFDEFRHYRSCDVDAFVSEPDEDAEVVEVVGSLMQGELLPNASVMLTSRPAAISHIPVGCIDRFVLIAGFSLTEVQDFFLRYFQDRDLAGHMFAVVSENELMLTLCYIPAFCYIVCCILKESKALCGESPKTMTDIYVQYLVALLRSHTQGRAETLHQQQKAPAVQQLSDVVLKLGRLAFQKLMEQQTLFYSSDPDVAALEGCSLVSTFLDKTVAQEPGCVEEVYSFAHLTVQEFFAAVYCAVTDHPLPDALQHSDTSPGEGSNYGHLDLFSRFLSGILAERNAHLLSRQVGLLCRKEKVDTYRQKIVRELTMLCENGAHILNHLHCLFEQQDSSLVLAVQPKTLRVNVSDETLSQMDYNTIKYFLNLTKGKISELDLTGTGVSYEALRDMQHLLLRCESLWLGENNLDMDAVQVIADVLQESDSITYLGLGWTNIGDSELLALANAIRMKQNLQQLWMEGNRVTQRGLLSLTDLTPDPLNKVVAIWNDLTDTESMCTKESITVNFTDDNTWAGWGAWVFRRCEVSSNEKLVMVLHKVCNISVHCLEAQWAQTFYRKLSQLITSRIECCTEDDMCKKLKKFESVLNH from the exons ATGGTGGAAAAGGACTGTTGTAATTCTTGTCTGACAGCAATCAGGGTGCTGCGAGCCTCCCTCGTGGACGAGCTAGAAGGAAGGATCGACTCTCTGCTGGAAGTCCTGGTGAGTCGGGAGGTGTTCACTCGGGATGACCGCGAGGAGGTGTTGTGTCAGCTGGGGCCCCGGGCAAGAGTGAGGCAGGTGTTGGATATCCTGGAGTGTAAAGGCGAGGAAGCTGCTCAGACATTTCTGTCAGTTACCGGTTGTCATGAAACACAGACGCATTTCAAAGGAGGCGGTGAAGATCAGCGTCAGTCCAAAG AGAAtaacaaactcaaacaaaagCACAGGGACGTCCTCCGGCGCCGAAGTGAAAGCATGCTCTTCTACAACACTCGACACGGAGAGAAGATCCTTTTTTCTGAATATTATGTCAACCTGTTGTTGGTGGACGGGCACCAGGCCCTGGAGGTAAAGAGACACGAGATTCTGACATTTGGACAAAACCGACTGTCTTTTCAGCAGAAGTCGGTGGTGCACAGGAAAATTGCACCAGCTGAACTCTTTTCAAGCACAAATGGAAGCCGTCCAGTCAAGAAAGTTCTGGTGACAGGAGTGGCCGGTATCGGCAAAACCATCCTGGTGCAGAAGATGCTGTTTGATTTTGGGGGAAACCGGGACAGTCTTTCATTTGACTTCATCATCCACATGACCTTTAGGGACTTGAATCTGATCGACAAGCCTACAAACCTCCGGGAGCTGGTCTTGCGTAAAAACAGACACCTGGCGAAGGAGCTGGATAATATTTTAGCCAATGACGACAAACTGCTGATCATCTTGGACGGCTTCGACGAGTTCAGACACTACAGGAGCTGTGATGTAGACGCGTTCGTGTCAGAGCCAGATGAAGATGCAGAGGTGGTGGAGGTCGTTGGGAGTCTGATGCAGGGTGAACTGCTGCCCAACGCTTCTGTCATGCTCACAAGTCGCCCTGCAGCGATCAGCCACATCCCTGTGGGCTGCATCGACCGCTTTGTGCTCATCGCTGGCTTCTCCTTGACTGAAGTTCAAGACTTCTTCTTACGTTACTTCCAAGACAGAGACCTCGCTGGCCACATGTTCGCTGTCGTATCAGAGAATGAATTAATGCTGACGCTCTGCTACATACCTGCATTCTGCTACATTGTGTGCTGCATCCTGAAAGAAAGCAAAGCCCTCTGTGGAGAGAGCCCCAAGACCATGACTGACATTTACGTGCAGTATCTGGTGGCCTTGCTTCGCTCTCACACTCAAGGAAGAGCCGAAACACTTCATCAACAGCAAAAAGCGCCGGCTGTCCAGCAGCTGTCGGACGTTGTCCTGAAGCTGGGCCGACTCGCCTTCCAGAAGCTGATGGAGCAGCAAACGCTGTTCTACAGCAGCGACCCAGACGTGGCGGCGTTGGAGGGATGCAGCCTCGTGAGCACCTTCCTCGACAAGACGGTGGCACAAGAGCCCGGCTGTGTTGAAGAGGTTTACTCGTTTGCACACCTTACTGTGCAAGAGTTCTTTGCTGCAGTTTATTGTGCAGTGACGGATCACCCTTTACCTGATGCTCTTCAGCACAGCGACACAAGTCCAGGGGAGGGGTCCAACTACGGACATCTGGACCTTTTCAGCCGTTTCCTGTCTGGAATCCTTGCTGAGCGCAATGCTCATCTTCTATCGAGACAGGTAGGGCTGCTTTGCCGTAAAGAAAAAGTAGACACCTATCGCCAGAAGATCGTCAGAGAACTTACAATGCTCTGTGAAAATGGGGCTCATATCTTAAACCACTTACACTGCCTGTTTGAGCAACAGGACTCCTCTTTGGTACTTGCTGTACAACCGAAGACACTGCGAGTTAATGTTAGCGATGAAACACTCTCCCAAATGGATTACAACACCATCAAATACTTCCTAAACCTCACAAAGGGCAAAATATCAGAGCTGGATCTGACAGGGACAGGAGTCAGCTACGAGGCACTTAGAGATATGCAGCACCTGCTGCTCAGATGTGAGAGTCTTTG GCTTGGAGAGAACAACCTCGATATGGATGCAGTTCAGGTCATTGCTGATGTGCTGCAAGAGTCAGACAGTATAACCTACCTCGG ACTTGGATGGACAAACATTGGTGACAGTGAACTGCTGGCTCTTGCTAATGCCATACGGATGAAACAAAACCTTCAACAGTTGTG GATGGAGGGGAACCGAGTGACTCAGAGAGGTCTGCTGTCCCTCACAGACTTGACCCCAGATCCTCTGAATAAAGTTGT CGCCATTTGGAATGACCTGACTGACACAGAGTCCATGTGCACCAAAGAAAGCATAACTGTGAACTTCACGGACGACAACACGTGGGCAGGGTGGGGGGCATGGGTCTTCAGGAGGTGTGAGGTCAGCAGCAATGAGAAGTTAGTGATGGTGCTCCACAAAGTGTGCAACATATCCGTCCACTGCTTAGAAGCCCAGTGGGCACAGACCTTCTACAGGAAGCTATCGCAGCTCATCACCAGCAGGATCGAGTGCTGCACAGAGGACGACATGTGCAAGAAACTCAAAAAGTTTGAGAGCGTTTTGAACCACTGA